A window of Eriocheir sinensis breed Jianghai 21 chromosome 42, ASM2467909v1, whole genome shotgun sequence genomic DNA:
TatctataaaaaaagaaatgaaaatggcaGCGTCTAAGCCGTTTCGCCCTCTCAAAATTTCATTCCATACTTATTTACATTGGTCATTTGCAGTCTAACGCCTTACTATGTAACTAATAAAGGTTGAATAATAATACGGTATAAGAATGAAAAGGTGTAATaggtaaaataatgataatgacagagTAATAAGGCGAGTAATAGCAGTTTTAATATAATGGCTAATGTTGAATAGCTTCTGATTCTTTATAAAGGGGTTCGTTGACAGCTTGTAGGGAGCGGGGTCTGGCATGGCAATAGGGTTGGATCTGACGTCAGGGGAAGGCCtaggaagggagggcttgtaaTTATGTATGCTACTGTTGTCTTTCTGCCTTGCTAATGAACGTAATTTCCAGGTAAACTCAGTAGCCACACAGGTTGCTAATAATTCTCCTTCgtgttattcttctttattttcctccttccgtatttccttcataccttctttccatcattccttctttctcttctaacaAACtaccctaatcctcctcctcctcttccttctacttttttttctcctcctctttcttccttccttcatgcatttcttctttactcttctaaccttcttctattcttaattgctttctttctttatttattctttcttatccttctaaTCTATCAACTTatgcggtggccgaagtgatagcgtactggacccacattcgccgcgtggtggacgacgcgggttcgaatccccacgctaccactcggatttttcagtcaccgccgagtggcttaaaactacccacatgctgtcctgaagaccacccatcaactcggactctagaggaagccgtccaagcgaatcaagaacgagttccgaggggcagcatgagccaatgcaagatggcgccactataaacactcgcctgcgccagaatgggctgggccgaccatcaggccacacctggaagaagccttgggccgaccatcaggccccaccaggaagatgcctaccggcgcaataggcaacaacgtaaaaaaaaaaaaaaaaaaaaaaaaaaaaatatccttcctGCTCTTGCTAATTTTcttcatccgcctcctcctcctccgttttcctttcttctctccttccttctttccctcctaacCTAACATTCtaactattttcctcctcttcctccttcgcttcctccgtattccttcattccttaccttTACTAGCCGAACAAAATATTcaatcattctctccctctattctccttctctctcttctctctcctattcttctcctcctcctcctttttcttctttttcatcgttaCCTGTCCCCTCATGCGCACTTGATTGACCTTCACCTTCTCTCCAtattaaagataaaagaaaaaaaatgaaggttaatcgacgaggaagaaaaattagtGAAATAATaaatgcacgagagagagagagagagagagagagagagagagagagagagagagagagagagaatcacgttCCGAAACAGTGAACGAGACTGTCTTATTAAggagtggaccgccagcactcctcgggcgagcagccgggtggtcCTTCTGCAGAGGCGAGGTGGCtcgcttggtcatcctcgctttgggtcgcccctctgcggttatagtcgactgctgggctgctcgctcgtgcaccgctacgggctgctccctgggcgcctgcccggagggtcCGTggtccgtgcctccgtcgctgctcgccggctgttacccgtggctgcggcggcggcggaggcgtccctagacccgcaacgagcttgcattgctcgcccaccccttacagggccgccatttggccaaggccctgtccccctttttatgGGGGTTAATCTTACAGGAAGGAAGGTCTTATTAAGGCGACCGTGAATGATTCTTTTCAATGCGCTTCGTCGAGTTTCAACAATGACCGaacgaaactgtgtgtgtgtgtgtgtgtgtgtgtgtgtgtgtgtgtgtttagatgagCAAGGAGATAAGGagtgaaataaagataaagaaaagaaagggagaagaaaggaagaggagaaggaaataaaatgtaagaatacgatagagagagagagagagagagagagagagagagagagagagagagagaaaggaaggggagaaagagagaagggaaggaaaagcgatagaaagaaaagaataatgaaagaaatgaaggaaggaagtacaaaaaagtaaggaaagagaaagattaataaataaaggaagagagaaggaaaggaagaatttctaaaggaaagataaaggggaagagaggaaggaaggaaaggaggaaagaaagaaaatgagtaaaggaaggaactaggaaaggaaagatggcaAAAGCGAatgaaacgaggaaggaagatgagagaatcatcatcattatatatcTTCGCTCTtaattaattagaaaaaaaaaatgatcgtgtgtgtgtgtgtgtgtgtgtgtgtcaattagtTTCTTCCgtcttttgcttccttcttcctcttccttcttttcttacttccttccttccttcattctttcattcactccactttctctctctctctctctctctctctctctctctctctctctctctctctctctctctctctctctctctctctctctcttttctgcttcagttttcctcttccttcttttcttactttcttccttcattcattcattccacttcttcatctctctctctctctctctctctctctctctctctctctctctctctctctctctctctctctctctctcttctgcttccgttttcctcttccttcttttcttactcccttccttcattcattcttttattcattccactttctctctctctctctctctctctctctctctctctctctctctctctctctctctctctctctctctctctcttttctgcttccgttttcctcttccttcttttcttactttcttccttccttcattcattctttcattgattccactttctctctctctctctctctctctctctctctctctctctctctctctctctctctctctctctctctctctctctctctctcttataaccttaaagagtcacacacacacacactcattcagaaaacaaatacactctcactcgtcaccacaacacacgaacactaacaattacacttgatgcacttccctcccctgcacactcccccgcccccccaacagccaacacaaatatgcgtgttatgcaagTGAAAGGTGCCCTGTGTATTAGTAAGCCAGAtccagacagacaggaagacatgcACACAgattcactttctctttcatccttgacCTTCGCTTTTATAGTCTATTTTTCgaacgcaggagagagagagagagagagagagagagagagagagagagacacacacacacacacacacacacacacacacacacacacacacggaaaaaaaagTCATAACCGCTTCAGTACTCACCAAGGTTGACACGCATATATACATACtttaatcactctctctctctctctctctctctctctctctctctctctctctctctctctctctattttgtcttcttttccttccctctgtctctatctaactatctatctatctatcataacCATGTGTCCCTCTCCCCCAACAGATGTCCCTGGGAACACCTTTGTGGGCGGGGCTGATGGTGTGGGTGGGCGTGTGGGCGGTGGGTGTGAGCGGCCAGGCGGATGGGTCCTTCTGGTGGCTGAATAACACCACGCCCACACCTACACCCGCACCCGGATCCACGCCCGAGCCCTCCCGCGCCCTCAAGCTGAACTGCCAGTGTGTGCCTTTCTACCAGTGCGTGGACGGGGTCATAACAACGTCAGGTGTGGGGATCATCGACATCAGAACCTCCTTGGGGAACAGCTCCGGGCCTGTCACCAACGTCGAGAGCTGCCCGGATATACTCGACATCTGCTGTACCCTTCCCAACGACACCAGTGGCTCCTCAGGGTCTTCGGGTGTGACCCCTTCCTCTGTGAGCACCACCACCCTGCCCCCGGACACCCCCTGCGACTGCGTACCTTTATTTGAATGCAATGACCCCAATCGGCTCGTTAGTGACGGAAAAGGGAACACTTCTCTGGCGCTCTTCGACAACTCCGTCTCCCACTCGAAATGCCGCGGGGCCTTCGAAGTCTGTTGCGCCTCCAAGGACACAGCGATGCCACTGGAGATGGACGAGGGCGACTGCATTTGTGTGTCCCCAGACCTCTGTGGGGCTGACGGGCACGTGATCACAGACGGTTCTGGCCTAATCAACCCTCGCTTCGGTCCTAACTGGACTCCCACAAAGCCGCTGGATACAGGATTCTGCCCCGATCGCCAGGATGTCTGCTGCCTCCCGCCCCTGCCCGCCACCAACACGCCCCCGCCCGCTTCCTGTGGGTGGAGGAATGCTGgtggagtgagagtgagtgtgttcCTGGCTCTTCTGGGGGCCTGGGTTGGTAgtcgctggtgatggtgatggctgtggggctcgtaagtggtggtggtggtggtgtctgtgtgtgtttgtctgtctgttcctgtttTGTTTACCATCTTCGCTTTTTCtgtatttatgtttttttgtctttttgtctttttctgtattCTATTTTTAcggttctgtatttttttttgtccaattCTGTCTATTTTCtgactatttttttctattctttcttttctattacgtctgtcttttttctgtattctatttttttctattctgtatATTTTGTCTAATTCTGtctatttttatatcttttctatTCTGTccatttttctgtatttctttctattcTGTCTATTGGCTATGTATTTTCTGTagttccttgctttcttcctgtttgcctgtcttctctttccttgtgtatttctgtatttctttctattcTGTCTATTGGCTATGTATTTTCTGTagctccttgctttcttcctgtttgcctgtcttctctttccctgtgtatttccatcttctttcttctgtcaATCTCTCTTCTgccttctgtgtgtctgtctgtatcttgaCCTGTTTTGACCTGTCTAATTCATGTATCGATCacgttattcattcattcatcctccatttttatttagtatttaatcTGATCTCACTTATTGATTCGTTTTAATCTTTTATCGTTAGTTTGCTAGTCATtatattttatcttatttctctttctcagtgatattttattcttttttagttccctcatttttcattatgtttactttccttcctttgtctttttccttcctttcttcctttcatctttcctacttttcctctctacttcatttttacttttttccctccctcctttcttccttttttcccttctcctttgttccttcctctacgttctttcttctttctaaccttctttccttcctttcttctttcctatttctttccctccttcttatttccctttcttcctttcctcttcctttcttccttcctttctcgatCTTTAACCTTTTGCCCTTTCACGATCTTTCTAtcaattctccctctccttctctccctccctcatctccttcctcatctcaaCTCTCACGAATATCCCGCCCCCCCACTCCcaccccccacacgcacacatgaCTGTAGAATATACGCACATATGTATACCTTGGCACCATATGTACCTTTTagacttcgtgtgtgtgtgtgtgtgtgtgtgtgtgtgtgtgtgtgtgagacagacaTGTATACtactttgtttgtttacttgtttgtgtttgtgcggAGTCTCTGGTTTGTGcctgtttatttttcttggttttaATAAATCATGCACGCTTTTGCCTGTTTGTAATTGCACCAGTagtctttttttgtctgtctgtgtctatctgtctgtatctatttatccgAGTCTTTCtgtcttgctgtctgtctgtctttctgtctgcctagctatttgtctgcctgtctgtgtatttgtcttattctctctctctctctctctctctctctctctctctctctctctctctctcttcacctttctttcctttccttcttcctatctttctttctcactttcttctttctttctcatacaAGATCATTTCAAGtacttctttaatttcttttttcatttctcgtaTTCAACCTGTCTCACCCACCTTTCTCCTTAACCAATTAACCTTTCCCGCTCCTCTCACCTGCACAAACTCACCTGGATAAGCTAATTGGGCCTCTACGAAGGTATGAAATATGTAGAGGTTGGTACTAATTTGCACATCTGTTTGGGGTTACCTGTATGGGGGTATTTTTGATTAACGGTACACAATAAATAAGAatgtatatatagagagagaaaatagaagggactaaaggaaaaatagaaggttGAAAAAGTTATGCAATGTATCTACAcacgccttttttttcttcctctttctttccttcctttcttttctttctcttactttatttccgtctttctctttccccctcttctttctccgaagttcctccttttaattctccatctttctccttctccttgtttctcctttctcatttatctttctcctttttctttctttttctcctctttcaccttctttctttttcctttctctcttttctcttactgtctatctatatcaatctatacctctatcacacacgcacacagtaacaaagacacacaaacacacacaaactacacacaaacaaacaaacaccgtcCGCAACACTCCACGGGGTTCGAACGATCGCTCCACAGGTTCGAATCTTGGGCTTCACGGAGGGGGAAAGCCAGTTTGGAGAATTCCCTTGGGTGGCCGCCATCCTGAAACCCGCCTACTCAGACTCGCCCGCCGCAGGGGACCCCAAGCCCGCCCTGCTCTTCGTGGGCGGAGGAACCCTCATCCACCCACGTGTGATCCTGACGGCCGCCCATAAGGTGTACAGGTGGGtgtaaggggggagaggggaaaggggtgggggatgggagggaggggatatGTGTGGGGtgcgtgggaggggagggaggatggtcattaattatgtgcgtgtgtgtgtgtgtgtgtgtgtgtgtgtgtgtgtgctccccttccttcaatagcatcttattttcctcttgttcattCTAAGTTCTGTATTTCCAGatttttcatttaattcttccgtatttttttccttaagttattttgttttctcgttatATCTTCTTTCCCCGTATTTCGTCTATAATATCCTCGCTTCATCTTGTTTCTTTAATTCATTTCTAGATTTTTCGTTCAATTcttccgtatttttttccttcagttattttgttttctcgttatATCTTCTTTCCCCGTGTTTCGTCTATAATATCCTCGCTTCATCTTGTTTCTTTAATTCATTTCTAGATTTTTCGTTCaattcttctgtatttttttccttcagttattttgttttctcgttatATCTTCTTTCCCCGTATTTCGTCTATAATATCCTCGCTTCATCTTGTTTCTTTAATTCATTTCTAGATTTTTCGTTCAGTTCTTCTGtatcattctttctccctttgcttttttttcctttggtttaTCTTGTTTTTATGTTTCCcctttcgtatacatttttttctaattttccggtcttcctttttttctactgtaatatatttatttttctgctttATTGTCCTTTCTactttcatatcttcctctctacTGCAACATTTTCCTTTCTGCTCCCTATGATTTCCTTTCCATTGCTGTATTCCCTTCTCTGCTGTAATATATTCCTTTCTACAGCGGAAATCACCATTACTCTATGTTCTACTCTAGTGCCATATCTCTGCTTCTAttgcttgatttttttcttctactataAGAACTCTTCCTGTTACCCTATTTAATTACTTACTCCGTCTCTACTGCCATATATTTCCGTCCCTGCTGCCATACCTTCATCTATACTACTATAATTTCGTcaactttttttatgcccttgaactgtctcctttgctgtaaaaaagaaaagaaaaaaaaaaaacctaccatattttcctttctattgctATATGTTCGATTCTATTCCCATGTTTTCCCCCAGACAGCGGTGCGAGGACCTGGTGGTGAGGCTGGGGGAATGGGACACACAGGGGGAGACCGAGCCCTACCCACATCAGGAGAGGAAGGTGGATCGAGTTGTCATTCACGAGAGCTTCGACGCTTCGACCCTCTTCAACGACGTTGCCTTGCTGTTCTTGAAGGTACGACTTTCTGGCGCTCCCTGGGGAATAATAATATAGTCCCCGTTTGTTAATTAGTCAGTTAGCAGATGTACTATCATTCCTCTGCCACAGGACGAGGCAGGGGAATGATAGTACACCTGCTGTTTTGACCTGTAATTCATGTATCGATCACGTTATTCACTCATTTATCCTGCATTTCCTTTCATCACCTACACAcacgctttcttttttcttgatctcttttcttccgttctctttctttccttccttctttctcttactctttccgtctgtttcctctttcttctttctccttctgtttctcct
This region includes:
- the LOC127009931 gene encoding phenoloxidase-activating factor 2-like isoform X2, whose protein sequence is MSLGTPLWAGLMVWVGVWAVGVSGQADGSFWWLNNTTPTPTPAPGSTPEPSRALKLNCQCVPFYQCVDGVITTSGVGIIDIRTSLGNSSGPVTNVESCPDILDICCTLPNDTSGSSGSSGVTPSSVSTTTLPPDTPCDCVPLFECNDPNRLVSDGKGNTSLALFDNSVSHSKCRGAFEVCCASKDTAMPLEMDEGDCICVSPDLCGADGHVITDGSGLINPRFGPNWTPTKPLDTGFCPDRQDVCCLPPLPATNTPPPASCGWRNAGGVRVRILGFTEGESQFGEFPWVAAILKPAYSDSPAAGDPKPALLFVGGGTLIHPRVILTAAHKVYRQRCEDLVVRLGEWDTQGETEPYPHQERKVDRVVIHESFDASTLFNDVALLFLKEEAQLGAHVNTICLAEDTSQVDWKGCVTNGWGVDGFGTSNYQAIMKSLTLPLVDSRRCQNSLQTTRLGRFFRLHPTFLCAGGEAGKDACEGDGGGPLACPQLASPEGHYLLVGLTAWGVGCGKEGLPGVYVNIPALNPWITATLDQYLGAYGGRSDLQV
- the LOC127009931 gene encoding phenoloxidase-activating factor 2-like isoform X1, which gives rise to MSLGTPLWAGLMVWVGVWAVGVSGQADGSFWWLNNTTPTPTPAPGSTPEPSRALKLNCQCVPFYQCVDGVITTSGVGIIDIRTSLGNSSGPVTNVESCPDILDICCTLPNDTSGSSGSSGVTPSSVSTTTLPPDTPCDCVPLFECNDPNRLVSDGKGNTSLALFDNSVSHSKCRGAFEVCCASKDTAMPLEMDEGDCICVSPDLCGADGHVITDGSGLINPRFGPNWTPTKPLDTGFCPDRQDVCCLPPLPATNTPPPASCGWRNAGGVRVRILGFTEGESQFGEFPWVAAILKPAYSDSPAAGDPKPALLFVGGGTLIHPRVILTAAHKVYRQRCEDLVVRLGEWDTQGETEPYPHQERKVDRVVIHESFDASTLFNDVALLFLKEEAQLGAHVNTICLAEDTSQVDWKGCVTNGWGVDGFGTSNYQAIMKSLTLPLVDSRRCQNSLQTTRLGRFFRLHPTFLCAGGEAGKDACEGDGGGPLACPQLASPEGHYLLVGLTAWGVGCGKEGLPGVYVNIPALNPWITATLDQYLGAYGGRSDLQVGGNEQEAVNVGTGGKNKQENQERREQRQREREEKQRQREERRRQREQRRQERQQNRNGRK